A region from the Nonlabens sp. YIK11 genome encodes:
- the rfbC gene encoding dTDP-4-dehydrorhamnose 3,5-epimerase — protein MNLKETEIEGCYIIEPNIIKDERGFFMESFNQQKFTALTGVDTSFVQDNMSQSSYGVIRGLHAQFGEHAQAKLVGVLEGSVLDVVVDIRKNSASYGNHLTYKLDSVTRHQLYIPRGLLHGFAVLSKRATFFYKCDNYYNKESEFGVRYDDPDLDIEWVVPVNSRTLSSKDLILPSFKAIDNRIKQA, from the coding sequence ATGAATCTAAAAGAAACTGAGATTGAGGGTTGCTATATTATTGAGCCAAACATCATAAAAGATGAGCGTGGTTTTTTTATGGAAAGCTTCAATCAACAGAAATTTACAGCACTTACTGGTGTAGATACTTCATTTGTTCAAGACAATATGTCGCAATCTTCTTATGGAGTCATTCGCGGTCTACATGCACAATTTGGAGAACATGCTCAGGCAAAATTAGTAGGTGTATTAGAAGGAAGCGTGCTTGACGTCGTGGTAGATATTCGTAAAAATTCAGCGTCCTATGGAAATCATCTTACATATAAGTTAGACAGTGTCACGAGACATCAATTATACATTCCTAGAGGACTTTTACATGGGTTTGCTGTCTTAAGTAAAAGAGCAACTTTTTTCTACAAATGCGATAATTATTATAACAAGGAATCTGAATTTGGTGTGAGGTATGATGATCCTGATTTAGACATTGAATGGGTCGTCCCTGTTAATTCTAGAACCCTATCTAGTAAGGATTTAATTTTACCTAGCTTTAAAGCAATAGATAATAGAATAAAACAAGCATAA
- the rfbA gene encoding glucose-1-phosphate thymidylyltransferase RfbA, which produces MKGIILAGGSGTRLHPLTIAVSKQLLPIYDKPMIYYPLSVLMLAGIKEILIISTPHDLPNFQRLLGNGSKLGLKLSFKEQPSPDGLAQAFILGEEFIGDQDVCLILGDNIFYGAGLQKLLFSAVETVREKNKAVIFGNYVHDPERYGVAEFDKNNNVISLEEKPSKPKSNFAVVGLYFYPNSVVEIAKKVKPSDRGELEITSVNQVYLDQESLKLEILSRGFAWLDTGTHEALAEATEFVKAVEKRTGLKIACLEEIALTLGWLNKSDLFTHIKDTKGDYYNYVRQMLTLHP; this is translated from the coding sequence ATGAAAGGAATTATTTTGGCAGGCGGGTCTGGTACAAGACTTCACCCTTTGACTATCGCAGTTAGCAAACAACTGTTGCCTATTTATGATAAACCTATGATTTATTATCCCTTGTCAGTCTTAATGCTGGCAGGAATAAAAGAGATCCTTATAATTTCTACGCCGCACGATTTACCTAATTTTCAGCGGTTGTTAGGCAATGGGTCTAAGTTAGGACTAAAGCTTTCTTTTAAAGAGCAACCTAGTCCAGATGGCTTGGCGCAAGCCTTCATTTTGGGAGAAGAGTTTATTGGAGATCAGGATGTATGTCTAATATTAGGCGATAATATTTTTTATGGAGCAGGGCTACAGAAGCTATTATTCTCTGCAGTGGAGACCGTAAGAGAAAAGAATAAAGCTGTAATTTTTGGAAATTATGTTCATGACCCAGAACGATATGGGGTTGCAGAGTTTGATAAAAACAATAATGTAATTAGCTTAGAGGAAAAACCTTCAAAACCCAAATCAAACTTTGCGGTGGTAGGTCTCTATTTTTACCCCAACTCTGTCGTTGAAATAGCTAAGAAGGTCAAACCGTCTGACCGTGGTGAGCTAGAAATTACTAGCGTTAATCAAGTTTATCTGGATCAAGAATCTTTAAAACTTGAGATATTGAGTAGAGGTTTTGCATGGTTGGACACGGGAACTCATGAGGCACTGGCTGAGGCTACAGAATTTGTAAAGGCTGTTGAAAAAAGAACCGGCCTAAAGATTGCTTGCCTTGAAGAAATTGCACTTACACTGGGATGGCTCAATAAGTCCGATTTATTTACTCACATTAAAGATACCAAAGGTGATTATTACAATTATGTAAGACAAATGCTCACACTTCATCCATAA